A genomic stretch from Carassius auratus strain Wakin chromosome 37, ASM336829v1, whole genome shotgun sequence includes:
- the LOC113055964 gene encoding complement C1q tumor necrosis factor-related protein 1-like, with product MFGPAKIKMLVSSLALLMVEFAKWAEPYVAQYRDADQDAYEPREKQRPPEYYRDGSGTECRRCCDPAEEAPQYASPYPQYNIVPQINITILKGEKGDTGERGLYGKTGKSGQTGPRGPYGMKGNNGSIGAPGEPCKSYYAAFSVGRKKALHSNDYYQTMIFDSEFVNLYGHFNMFTGKFFCYVPGIYFFSLNAHTWNQKETYLHVMKNEQEMAILYAQPSDRSIMQSQSLMLELERDDQVWIRLYKGERENAVFSDDFDTYITFSGHLIKAKSEG from the exons ATGTTTGGACCTGCCAAGATAAAG ATGCTGGTGTCGAGCCTGGCACTTCTGATGGTGGAGTTTGCCAAATGGGCTGAGCCGTACGTAGCACAATACCGGGATGCAGACCAAGACGCATATGAGCCCAGAGAAAAGCAGAGACCCCCAGAATACTACAGAGATGGCAG TGGAACTGAGTGCAGGCGGTGTTGTGACCCTGCAGAGGAGGCCCCACAGTATGCCAGTCCATACCCGCAGTACAATATTGTGCCACAGATAAACATCACCATCCTTAAAg GGGAGAAGGGAGACACTGGTGAGCGAGGACTTTATGGGAAAACAGGGAAGTCTGGGCAAACCGGACCCCGAGGTCCCTATGGCATGAAGGGAAACAATGGCAGCATTGGTGCTCCCGGAGAACCCTGTAAATCCTACTACGCTGCCTTCTCTGTGGGCCGCAAGAAGGCCCTACACAGTAACGATTACTACCAGACCATGATCTTTGACTCAGAGTTTGTCAACTTGTATGGCCACTTCAACATGTTCACTGGCAAGTTCTTTTGCTATGTCCCCGGCATCTATTTCTTCAGCCTGAATGCGCACACTTGGAACCAAAAGGAAACATACCTGCATGTGATGAAGAACGAACAGGAGATGGCCATCTTGTACGCTCAGCCCAGCGATCGCTCCATCATGCAGAGCCAGAGCCTAATGCTGGAGCTGGAGAGGGACGACCAGGTGTGGATTCGGCTCTATAAGGGCGAAAGAGAGAATGCTGTGTTTAGCGATGACTTTGACACCTACATCACATTTAGTGGTCACCTTATTAAGGCAAAGTCAGAAGGTTAA